In a single window of the Desulfuromonas sp. TF genome:
- a CDS encoding ZIP family metal transporter, translated as MEDRWFSVLFFGCFAGAATFAGMYLVLVRSAWSRRNSANLVSYAAGVLLGVGILHVLPEAQELNALTPVFFLVAFVLFYFLEHHLFFHAGHEELHHLNLEIASSHEGCCANPHPLGVIAFAGMTLHSLIDGLIIGTGFEVSGELGLLSALAVIAHEVPEGVAMLAILLHYGYSRRSAILFASTVALATPLAAVVSYALARQVDPSLLGALMALAAGSFVYIAASDLIPESHRARGLAGSLSLCGGILTAAAAGWIAH; from the coding sequence ATGGAAGATCGCTGGTTCAGTGTTTTGTTCTTTGGCTGTTTCGCCGGGGCCGCCACCTTTGCCGGCATGTACCTGGTTCTGGTCCGCTCCGCCTGGAGCCGGCGCAACTCGGCCAACCTGGTCTCCTATGCGGCCGGCGTCCTTCTGGGGGTGGGCATTCTGCACGTCCTTCCGGAAGCCCAGGAGTTGAACGCACTGACACCTGTTTTTTTTCTGGTCGCCTTTGTCCTCTTCTATTTTCTCGAGCATCACCTTTTCTTTCACGCCGGCCATGAAGAACTGCACCACCTTAACCTTGAAATCGCCTCCAGCCACGAGGGGTGCTGCGCCAACCCGCATCCCCTCGGGGTGATCGCCTTTGCCGGCATGACCCTGCACTCGCTCATCGACGGGCTGATCATCGGCACCGGGTTCGAGGTGAGCGGCGAATTGGGCTTGCTCTCCGCCCTGGCCGTCATCGCCCACGAGGTTCCCGAAGGAGTAGCCATGCTGGCCATTCTTCTGCATTACGGCTATTCCCGCCGTTCGGCCATCCTTTTCGCATCGACCGTCGCTCTGGCCACCCCACTGGCAGCCGTCGTCAGCTACGCCCTGGCCAGGCAGGTGGACCCCTCATTGCTGGGCGCCCTCATGGCTCTGGCCGCCGGATCTTTCGTCTATATCGCCGCATCCGATCTGATTCCCGAATCCCACCGCGCACGGGGACTGGCGGGAAGCCTCTCCTTGTGCGGAGGAATCCTGACCGCCGCGGCGGCCGGCTGGATCGCTCACTAA
- a CDS encoding nitrate reductase molybdenum cofactor assembly chaperone: MENHHRICGLFAELIDYPRPQVAGFASDLTGHLAADYPEAARPLEIFHGFAAATAPDRLEELYTLTFDLQPQCSPYLGYQLCGEGYQRSRFLVGLQEVYRTHGFTAEGELADHYREVLRFMSHVSDERIWLDLAADGLLPALEKGLEGVSVDNPYGSLLGALKTYLQQTVGSEDALTLKEEIAQ, encoded by the coding sequence ATGGAAAACCATCACCGGATTTGCGGCCTGTTCGCCGAACTTATCGACTACCCCCGTCCGCAGGTAGCCGGCTTCGCTTCCGACCTGACCGGACATCTCGCCGCGGATTATCCTGAGGCGGCCCGTCCGCTGGAAATCTTCCACGGCTTTGCCGCCGCCACCGCCCCTGACCGGCTCGAGGAGCTCTACACCCTGACTTTCGATCTGCAGCCCCAGTGCTCTCCCTACCTGGGCTACCAGCTGTGCGGGGAAGGATATCAGCGCAGCCGCTTCCTGGTAGGACTCCAGGAGGTTTACCGCACTCACGGCTTCACCGCCGAGGGTGAGCTGGCGGATCATTATCGCGAAGTCCTGCGATTCATGTCCCACGTAAGCGACGAGCGGATCTGGCTCGATCTCGCCGCCGACGGTCTGCTGCCGGCCCTGGAAAAGGGGCTTGAAGGGGTGTCCGTCGACAACCCTTACGGCTCCCTCCTCGGCGCCCTCAAGACATACCTGCAACAGACGGTCGGGTCTGAAGACGCCCTGACCCTGAAAGAGGAGATTGCCCAATGA
- the narI gene encoding respiratory nitrate reductase subunit gamma, producing the protein MMDLILFGVFPYVAVALAVSVGLYRYFVERYSWSSQSSQFLENRMQFWGGVPWHYAIILILLAHLLAFLLPGAWGQLLGKPVRLYLLELTGLALGVCALISLVLMMYRRAGDARVATVTSTVDWLLLASLVLQVATGVYIAFTLRWGSSWYVYTATPWLWSLVRFDPQVQYLAVTPAVVKIHAVNAFVLISLFPFSRLVHVVSIPLSYLSRPYQVVIWYRQRGRTM; encoded by the coding sequence ATGATGGACCTCATTCTTTTCGGCGTGTTTCCCTACGTGGCCGTTGCCCTGGCGGTGAGCGTCGGGCTCTATCGCTACTTCGTCGAACGCTACTCCTGGTCCTCCCAGTCGTCCCAGTTCCTGGAGAATCGGATGCAGTTCTGGGGCGGGGTTCCGTGGCATTATGCCATCATCCTCATCCTGCTCGCCCACCTGCTGGCGTTCCTGCTGCCGGGCGCATGGGGCCAGTTGCTCGGAAAACCGGTGCGGCTATATCTTCTCGAGTTGACGGGACTCGCCCTCGGCGTATGCGCCCTGATCAGCCTGGTCCTGATGATGTACCGGCGGGCCGGAGATGCCCGGGTGGCAACGGTAACCTCTACCGTCGACTGGCTGCTGCTCGCCAGCCTGGTGCTGCAGGTGGCCACCGGCGTCTACATCGCCTTCACCCTGCGCTGGGGCTCTTCCTGGTATGTCTATACCGCCACCCCCTGGCTCTGGTCGCTGGTGCGCTTCGATCCCCAGGTCCAGTATCTGGCGGTCACCCCCGCCGTGGTCAAGATACACGCCGTCAACGCCTTCGTGCTGATCTCACTGTTTCCCTTTTCCAGGCTGGTCCACGTCGTCAGCATTCCGCTGAGCTATCTGTCGCGCCCCTACCAGGTGGTGATCTGGTACCGCCAGCGCGGCCGCACTATGTAA
- a CDS encoding MgtC/SapB family protein — MEWLQHWQSDYDMILLGRVLLAAVLGAMIGFEREIHGRPAGFRTHVLVTMGACLMTIVSEHFHVKYGELGAEGVVRLDPGRVAAQIVTGIGFLGAGAIIKERQAIRGLTTAACLWLAAGLGMAVGVGLYQVAVVVTALALFNLLFLKRIERFLKKDRYRTLVVHSIDGENAREGLERFLAGQKLQIVDFGMERDNAAGEVRFDFILSYSAGKTSSALPEAVSRLEGVKKVRFH, encoded by the coding sequence ATGGAGTGGCTGCAGCATTGGCAATCCGATTATGACATGATCCTGCTGGGCCGGGTGCTGCTGGCGGCCGTCCTGGGGGCGATGATCGGGTTTGAACGCGAGATTCACGGCCGTCCCGCCGGCTTCAGAACCCACGTCCTGGTGACGATGGGCGCCTGCCTGATGACGATCGTCTCGGAACATTTCCATGTCAAATATGGGGAACTTGGCGCCGAAGGGGTGGTCCGCCTCGATCCCGGAAGGGTTGCGGCCCAGATCGTTACCGGCATCGGCTTTCTCGGCGCCGGAGCCATCATCAAGGAGCGCCAAGCGATACGCGGACTCACCACCGCCGCCTGCCTCTGGCTGGCTGCGGGGCTGGGAATGGCGGTCGGGGTGGGTCTCTATCAGGTGGCCGTGGTCGTTACCGCGCTGGCTCTGTTCAATCTCCTCTTTCTCAAGCGCATTGAGCGGTTTCTCAAGAAGGACCGCTACCGGACCCTGGTGGTCCATTCCATCGACGGAGAAAATGCAAGGGAGGGGCTGGAACGCTTTCTGGCCGGGCAGAAACTTCAGATCGTCGATTTCGGGATGGAACGGGATAATGCCGCCGGGGAGGTTCGTTTTGATTTCATCCTCTCCTATAGCGCGGGTAAGACGAGCAGTGCTCTGCCGGAAGCCGTCTCCCGCCTGGAGGGAGTCAAAAAGGTTCGTTTTCACTGA
- a CDS encoding cytochrome c — translation MNKRRFSWRAVAICAAFLAAAVPNLAGAQADGEELAKLAEQGEHIFQEKCVSCHTVGEGDRPTGPDLAGVTERRDRQWLIQIIRHPDEVLDSGDPAAAEMLEKYKLRMPDLDVSEEEAEALLAYLKIPSEEEHAAAEEKVAPPAPDLAEGNKERGRALYSGALPMERGGAPCLACHGIAGFGAAGGANFGVDLTGIYEDYGPEGVASILESLPFPSMEPIYSERPLTPSEQADLMAFFAEVTGNEPVQINTALGLQTGAGVILLLILAMVIWRGRLSTVRRSLVEKATREDKVK, via the coding sequence ATGAATAAAAGGCGATTTAGTTGGAGGGCCGTTGCGATATGCGCGGCGTTCCTGGCCGCTGCCGTTCCGAACTTGGCCGGAGCCCAAGCTGATGGAGAAGAGCTGGCTAAACTGGCGGAACAGGGCGAGCATATCTTTCAGGAGAAATGCGTCTCCTGTCATACCGTCGGCGAGGGCGACAGGCCTACCGGGCCCGACCTCGCCGGGGTGACCGAACGACGGGATCGTCAATGGCTGATCCAGATCATCCGCCATCCTGACGAGGTGCTTGATTCCGGGGATCCGGCAGCCGCCGAGATGCTGGAAAAATACAAACTGCGAATGCCCGATCTCGACGTCTCCGAGGAGGAAGCCGAAGCGCTCCTCGCCTATCTGAAGATTCCCAGTGAAGAAGAGCACGCCGCAGCGGAGGAAAAGGTCGCTCCACCGGCGCCAGACCTCGCCGAAGGTAACAAAGAGAGGGGCCGGGCTTTGTACTCGGGAGCTCTGCCCATGGAAAGAGGGGGAGCCCCCTGTCTGGCCTGTCACGGGATCGCCGGCTTCGGAGCCGCCGGCGGAGCCAATTTCGGTGTCGACCTCACCGGCATCTATGAAGATTACGGTCCCGAAGGGGTGGCCTCCATCCTCGAATCCCTGCCGTTTCCGAGCATGGAGCCGATTTACTCCGAACGGCCCCTGACTCCTTCCGAACAGGCCGACCTGATGGCCTTTTTTGCTGAAGTTACAGGCAACGAACCGGTACAAATCAACACGGCTCTGGGGTTGCAGACAGGGGCGGGGGTTATCCTTCTGCTGATCCTGGCCATGGTGATCTGGCGCGGTCGCCTGAGCACGGTGCGACGGTCCCTGGTCGAAAAGGCAACCCGAGAGGATAAGGTGAAATAA
- a CDS encoding molybdenum cofactor biosynthesis protein B has protein sequence MNGAARFTIGVLTLSDKGSRGEREDESGRVLQEMVAPLGEIVRYQVIPDEEELIVATLVEWVDKDGVDLILTTGGTGLSPRDITPEATARVIEREIPGMAEAMRAASMAKTPHAMISRALAGVRRQSMIINLPGSPKGVRENLEVVYPALEHALLKLKGDPSECAR, from the coding sequence ATGAACGGGGCTGCGCGATTTACCATCGGCGTTCTGACTCTCTCCGACAAGGGCTCCCGCGGGGAAAGAGAAGATGAGAGCGGCAGGGTCCTGCAGGAAATGGTTGCTCCATTGGGGGAAATCGTGCGTTACCAGGTGATCCCCGATGAGGAGGAGCTGATCGTCGCCACCCTGGTGGAATGGGTGGATAAGGACGGAGTGGACCTCATTCTGACGACCGGCGGGACGGGCCTCTCACCCCGCGACATCACCCCCGAAGCGACCGCGAGGGTCATCGAACGGGAAATTCCCGGCATGGCCGAAGCCATGCGCGCGGCGAGTATGGCGAAAACCCCTCATGCCATGATTTCGCGGGCTCTGGCTGGTGTGCGTCGACAGTCGATGATCATCAATCTCCCCGGCAGTCCCAAAGGGGTTCGAGAGAATCTGGAAGTGGTTTATCCCGCCCTGGAACATGCCCTGCTCAAGCTCAAGGGCGACCCCTCCGAATGTGCCCGATAG
- the narH gene encoding nitrate reductase subunit beta codes for MNVRSQTASVFHLDKCIGCHTCSIACKNIWTDRRGAEYMWWNNVETKPGTGYPTLWEDQEKYRGGWEKAGEQLRLKMGGRAATLGNIFHNPSLPTMDDYYEPWTYRYNELFNAPEGSDQPAARPVSMVSGRDMKIEAGPNWDDDLGGSNVYAANDPTFKTLSEKEQQQLFALERMVFFYLPRICNHCANAGCVAACPSGAIYKRGEDGIVLISQDKCRGWRMCVSGCPYKKTYYAWSSGKSEKCILCYPRQECGEAPACFHSCVGRIRYLGVLLYDADRIEEMAKRPDAELVAAQREMILNPHDPEVVAAAKKNGIDDKVIAAAQNSPVYRFVKEWKLALPLHPEFRTLPMLFYVPPLLPVLSTSGEGMTRLGDDFFSSLEQARLPIRYLAGLFSAGNEAEVEAVYRKLMAVRLQRRAETVDDLPEAETRKVFESAGISPEQADAVYRLTSLAGFKERMAVPPMQREQGIEATEDPQTRKGEGGFGTRRPPKRRW; via the coding sequence ATGAATGTACGTTCCCAAACAGCCTCCGTCTTCCATCTTGACAAGTGCATCGGCTGTCATACCTGCAGCATCGCCTGCAAGAACATCTGGACCGACCGGCGCGGCGCCGAGTACATGTGGTGGAACAATGTCGAGACCAAGCCCGGCACCGGCTATCCGACCCTTTGGGAAGATCAGGAAAAATACCGCGGCGGGTGGGAGAAGGCGGGAGAGCAGCTGCGGCTGAAGATGGGGGGGCGCGCAGCGACTCTCGGCAACATCTTCCATAACCCGAGCCTGCCGACCATGGACGACTATTACGAGCCCTGGACCTACCGCTACAACGAATTGTTCAATGCGCCGGAAGGTTCCGACCAGCCTGCCGCCCGCCCTGTGTCCATGGTCAGCGGCCGGGACATGAAGATCGAGGCCGGTCCCAACTGGGACGATGATCTCGGCGGGTCTAACGTTTATGCCGCCAACGACCCGACTTTCAAGACCCTCTCCGAGAAAGAGCAGCAACAGCTCTTCGCTCTGGAGCGGATGGTCTTCTTCTACCTGCCGCGCATCTGCAATCACTGCGCGAATGCCGGCTGCGTCGCCGCGTGTCCTTCGGGCGCCATCTACAAGCGCGGCGAAGACGGCATCGTCCTGATCAGCCAGGACAAGTGCCGCGGCTGGCGGATGTGCGTCTCGGGTTGTCCTTACAAAAAGACCTACTACGCCTGGTCCTCCGGGAAATCGGAAAAATGCATCCTCTGCTATCCCCGCCAGGAATGCGGCGAGGCCCCGGCCTGCTTCCATTCCTGCGTCGGACGCATCCGCTATCTCGGGGTGCTCCTGTACGACGCCGACCGCATCGAGGAGATGGCCAAACGCCCAGATGCCGAACTGGTGGCGGCGCAGCGGGAGATGATTCTCAACCCCCATGATCCAGAAGTGGTGGCCGCGGCGAAAAAGAACGGCATCGACGACAAGGTGATCGCCGCCGCGCAGAATTCGCCGGTTTACCGCTTCGTCAAGGAGTGGAAGCTGGCGCTGCCCCTGCACCCCGAATTCCGCACCCTGCCGATGCTCTTTTACGTGCCGCCGCTGCTGCCGGTTCTCTCCACCTCCGGAGAGGGGATGACGCGGCTGGGCGACGACTTCTTCAGTTCCCTGGAACAGGCGCGCCTGCCGATCCGGTATCTCGCCGGCCTGTTCTCCGCCGGCAACGAGGCGGAAGTCGAGGCGGTCTACCGCAAGCTCATGGCGGTGCGCCTGCAGCGTCGGGCCGAGACCGTGGACGACCTGCCCGAAGCCGAAACCCGAAAGGTCTTCGAGTCTGCCGGAATATCCCCGGAACAGGCCGATGCCGTCTATCGCCTGACTTCTCTTGCGGGCTTCAAAGAACGCATGGCAGTGCCGCCCATGCAGCGCGAGCAAGGGATCGAGGCCACCGAGGACCCGCAGACCCGAAAGGGCGAGGGGGGCTTCGGCACCCGACGTCCCCCCAAACGGCGCTGGTAG
- a CDS encoding nitrate reductase subunit alpha: protein MSWIKDIINPKARGWEEFYRNRYQHDKVVRSTHGVNCTGSCSWNVHVKDGIVAWEMQATDYPRLEEGIPAYEPRGCQRGISTSWYVYSPLRIKYPYLRGALVDLWRDAKAKHQDPVAAWASIVDDEASRRRYQQARGKGGFRRATWDEALEIIAASTIHTIAKYGPDRVIGFSPIPAMSMLSYAGGSRFLQLLGGVNLSFYDWYCDLPNASPEIWGEQTDVAESADWYNSKYIVAMGSNLSMTRTPDVHFAAQARHNGSKMVVLSPDYSMTSKYADWWIPAHAGQDGAFWMAANHVILTEFHHARQTPYFLNYLKRYTDSPFLVALDKGEDGAWRPGRMLAASSLERYGEAENGDFKYLVWDETSDAPRMPLGTLGFRWQQQKGQWNLELKDGLDGSEIAPALTFLDRSDEVCSVVFTDFAEEKKARRGVPVRTLETAGGTVRVASIYDLLMAQFGVARGLAGDYPKTYDDDGAAYTPAWQEKYTGIDRANVIQFAREWASTAEKTEGKCSIIIGAGINHWYHANLTYRAGIVGLMLCGCVGKNGGGLNHYVGQEKLAPIAPWSTLSAALDWSKPPRFQNAPSFHYVHSDQWRYERTADEALINRVAERNHITEGHTMDHQVRAVRLGWLPFYPQFDRNSLGMVEQARADGAESDQEVVDWAVKQLKEKKLKFAVEDPDAPENWPRLWYIWRGNALSSSAKGHEYFLKHYLGTHHNVIAPETAGESVKEAVWHEEAPKGKLDLVVDINFRMDTSALYSDIVLPTATWYEKDDLSSTDMHSFIHPLQAAVPPCWEAKSDWDIFKTIAEKVSALAETHFPEPVKDLVAVPLQHDTPAEIAQPTIRDWSKGECEPIPGKTMPNLVVVERDYANLFKRFVSFGPQARKNGIGAHGLSWAIEDMYDELLENGPVQTWGEERYPSVANAVDAANLILHLAPETNGEAAHRAFTVKEQKVGLPLADLAQDTRAVRTNFSDLARQPRRLLTSPCWSGLTNNGRAYSAYSLNVDRLVPWRTLTGRQHFYLDHEGYIAFGENLPTYKPKPDAGPLQDLVASRPEGKTITLNYLTPHGKWGIHSTFGDNQRMLTLSRGCHPFWINHKDAEEIGVVDNDWVEVYNDHGVVVTRAVVSARMPRGIAFLYHAPERTSVPKSTLRGNKRAGVHNSLIRTRLKPNLMMGGYGQFTYGFNYWGPTGANRDTFILVRKLEGEPQW, encoded by the coding sequence ATGAGCTGGATCAAGGATATTATCAACCCCAAGGCACGAGGATGGGAAGAGTTCTACCGTAACCGCTATCAGCACGACAAGGTGGTACGCAGCACTCACGGCGTCAACTGCACCGGGAGCTGCTCCTGGAACGTCCACGTCAAGGACGGCATCGTCGCCTGGGAGATGCAGGCGACAGACTATCCGCGACTGGAAGAAGGGATACCCGCTTATGAGCCGCGGGGATGCCAGCGGGGGATTTCCACCTCCTGGTACGTTTACAGCCCGCTGCGGATCAAGTACCCCTACCTGCGCGGAGCCCTCGTCGACCTGTGGCGGGACGCGAAGGCAAAGCATCAGGACCCCGTGGCGGCCTGGGCGTCAATCGTCGACGACGAGGCGAGCCGCAGGCGTTATCAGCAGGCCCGCGGCAAAGGCGGATTCCGCCGCGCCACCTGGGATGAAGCCCTGGAGATCATCGCCGCCTCCACCATCCACACCATTGCCAAGTATGGCCCTGACCGGGTGATCGGCTTCTCGCCGATACCGGCCATGTCGATGCTCAGCTACGCCGGGGGCTCGCGTTTTCTGCAGCTTCTCGGCGGTGTCAATCTCAGCTTCTACGACTGGTACTGCGACCTGCCCAACGCCTCTCCGGAGATCTGGGGCGAACAGACCGACGTCGCCGAGAGCGCCGACTGGTACAACAGCAAGTACATCGTGGCCATGGGCTCGAACCTGAGCATGACCCGTACGCCGGACGTCCATTTCGCGGCCCAGGCCCGCCACAACGGTTCGAAGATGGTGGTCCTCTCGCCCGACTACAGCATGACCTCCAAGTATGCGGACTGGTGGATTCCGGCCCACGCCGGCCAGGACGGCGCCTTCTGGATGGCGGCCAACCACGTCATCCTCACCGAGTTCCACCACGCCCGCCAGACCCCTTACTTCCTCAATTACCTCAAGCGCTACACCGACAGCCCCTTCCTCGTCGCCCTCGACAAGGGCGAGGACGGCGCCTGGCGCCCGGGGCGGATGCTTGCCGCCTCCAGCCTGGAGCGCTACGGTGAAGCGGAGAACGGCGACTTCAAGTACCTGGTATGGGACGAGACGAGCGATGCCCCGCGCATGCCCCTGGGGACCCTCGGCTTCCGCTGGCAGCAGCAGAAGGGGCAGTGGAACCTGGAGCTCAAGGACGGTCTCGACGGGTCCGAAATTGCTCCGGCGCTTACCTTTCTCGATCGGAGCGATGAGGTGTGCAGCGTGGTCTTCACCGACTTCGCCGAGGAGAAGAAGGCCCGGCGCGGCGTGCCGGTGCGCACTTTGGAAACAGCCGGGGGGACCGTTCGCGTCGCCTCGATCTACGACCTGCTGATGGCCCAGTTCGGCGTCGCCCGGGGTCTCGCAGGCGATTATCCGAAGACCTACGACGACGACGGCGCCGCCTACACCCCGGCCTGGCAGGAGAAGTACACCGGCATAGACCGCGCCAACGTCATCCAGTTCGCCCGCGAGTGGGCATCCACCGCTGAGAAGACCGAAGGAAAGTGTTCGATCATCATCGGCGCCGGCATCAACCACTGGTACCATGCCAACCTTACCTACCGTGCCGGCATCGTCGGATTGATGCTCTGCGGATGCGTGGGGAAAAACGGCGGCGGCCTCAATCACTATGTGGGCCAGGAGAAACTGGCTCCCATCGCTCCCTGGTCGACCTTGTCGGCGGCCCTTGACTGGAGCAAGCCGCCGCGCTTCCAGAACGCCCCGTCCTTCCACTACGTGCACAGCGACCAGTGGCGTTACGAGCGCACCGCAGACGAGGCGCTGATCAATCGCGTCGCCGAGCGCAACCACATCACCGAAGGTCACACCATGGATCACCAGGTGCGGGCGGTGCGCCTCGGATGGCTTCCTTTCTACCCCCAATTCGACCGCAACTCCCTCGGCATGGTGGAGCAGGCCCGCGCCGACGGAGCCGAAAGCGATCAGGAGGTCGTTGACTGGGCGGTGAAGCAGCTCAAGGAGAAGAAGCTCAAGTTCGCCGTCGAAGATCCCGATGCGCCAGAAAACTGGCCGCGGCTGTGGTACATCTGGCGCGGAAACGCCCTCTCCTCCAGCGCCAAGGGGCATGAATATTTCCTCAAGCATTACCTCGGCACCCATCACAATGTCATCGCCCCCGAGACAGCCGGGGAATCGGTCAAGGAGGCGGTCTGGCACGAGGAAGCCCCGAAGGGGAAACTCGACCTGGTGGTCGACATCAACTTCCGCATGGACACCAGCGCCCTCTATTCGGATATCGTCCTGCCCACCGCAACCTGGTACGAAAAGGACGACCTGTCGAGCACCGACATGCACTCCTTCATTCATCCCCTGCAGGCCGCTGTTCCGCCCTGCTGGGAAGCCAAGAGCGACTGGGACATCTTCAAGACCATCGCCGAGAAGGTCAGCGCCCTGGCCGAGACCCACTTCCCCGAGCCGGTCAAGGACTTGGTGGCGGTGCCGCTGCAGCACGATACGCCGGCGGAAATCGCCCAGCCGACCATCCGCGACTGGAGCAAGGGGGAGTGCGAGCCGATCCCCGGGAAAACCATGCCCAACCTGGTGGTGGTGGAGCGCGACTACGCCAACCTGTTCAAGCGCTTCGTCTCCTTCGGACCTCAGGCGCGAAAGAACGGTATCGGCGCGCATGGTCTTTCCTGGGCCATCGAGGACATGTACGACGAACTGCTTGAGAATGGACCGGTCCAGACGTGGGGCGAAGAGCGCTACCCTTCGGTGGCCAATGCCGTCGATGCGGCCAACCTTATCCTGCACCTGGCCCCCGAAACGAACGGAGAAGCGGCCCACCGCGCCTTTACGGTCAAAGAACAGAAGGTCGGGCTGCCTCTGGCCGACCTGGCGCAGGACACCCGCGCGGTCCGCACCAACTTCAGCGACCTCGCCCGTCAGCCGCGACGCCTTCTGACCAGCCCCTGCTGGTCGGGGCTCACAAACAATGGGCGTGCCTACAGCGCCTACAGCCTGAACGTGGACCGGCTCGTCCCCTGGCGGACCCTGACCGGGCGGCAGCACTTTTATCTCGATCACGAGGGGTATATCGCGTTTGGCGAGAACCTGCCGACCTACAAGCCCAAGCCCGACGCCGGACCGCTGCAGGACCTCGTCGCCAGCCGTCCCGAGGGGAAAACCATCACCCTCAACTACCTCACGCCGCACGGCAAATGGGGAATCCACAGCACCTTCGGCGACAACCAGCGCATGCTGACCCTGTCGCGCGGCTGCCATCCCTTCTGGATCAACCATAAGGATGCCGAAGAGATCGGGGTGGTCGACAACGATTGGGTGGAGGTCTACAACGACCATGGGGTGGTGGTGACCCGGGCGGTGGTGAGCGCCCGCATGCCGCGCGGCATCGCCTTTCTCTATCACGCTCCGGAGCGGACCAGCGTCCCTAAATCCACCCTGCGCGGAAATAAGCGGGCAGGCGTCCACAACAGCCTGATCCGCACCCGCCTCAAGCCGAATCTGATGATGGGGGGCTACGGACAGTTCACCTACGGTTTCAACTACTGGGGGCCGACCGGCGCCAACCGCGACACCTTCATCCTGGTGCGCAAGCTGGAAGGGGAGCCGCAATGGTGA
- a CDS encoding nitrate/nitrite transporter, whose product MEKVATAKSHKILFLNTLAFTVCFAAWMFNGVLVTFLADNQVFKWGPVEIGWLMGIPVLTGSIFRLPAGMLTDKFGGKPVYGTLLFICAVPMYLLSKADSFATFALCSFGFGLAGVSFSIGIAFSSVWYPRHRQGTALGIFGAGNAGAALTTLLAPTLLNRLTDHGANLEGWRQLPVYYAMMLAAMGVIFFLFAENKKPASSGKNFVQMLAPLKDLRVWRFGLYYFLVFGCFVAFSQWLVPYFVNVYYLPLVTAGIFASAFSLPSGVIRALGGWMSDKYGGRKVMFWVLGTSTLISFLLIMPRMEIYSPGRGIMAKRSGVVEEATATSITLNGTSYALKEKPPAEAFDDRMLILPSKQTWQEPVVETGQEVRKKELLAKGVTKIYFQANVWIFAILVILLGSIWGIGKAAVYKLIPDYFPEEVGVVGGMVGVLGGLGGFFCPIIFGYMLQWTGLWTSCWIFMFALSLLCLLWMHFVVQSLMEKKHPKDMRKLENKH is encoded by the coding sequence ATGGAAAAGGTCGCGACGGCAAAATCCCATAAGATCCTTTTTCTCAACACTCTGGCGTTTACCGTCTGTTTTGCCGCCTGGATGTTCAACGGCGTCCTGGTGACCTTCCTGGCCGACAACCAGGTTTTCAAATGGGGACCGGTGGAGATCGGCTGGCTGATGGGGATTCCCGTCCTCACCGGCTCGATCTTCCGACTCCCCGCCGGCATGCTCACCGATAAGTTCGGAGGCAAGCCGGTCTACGGCACCCTGCTCTTCATCTGCGCTGTTCCCATGTACCTGCTGTCGAAGGCGGACAGCTTCGCCACTTTTGCCTTGTGCAGCTTCGGCTTCGGCCTGGCGGGGGTGAGCTTTTCCATCGGCATCGCCTTCTCATCCGTATGGTATCCTCGGCATCGCCAGGGAACGGCCCTCGGTATCTTCGGGGCGGGCAATGCCGGCGCTGCGCTGACCACGCTTCTCGCTCCGACCCTCCTGAATCGCTTGACCGATCACGGCGCCAATCTCGAAGGGTGGCGGCAGCTGCCCGTTTATTACGCCATGATGCTGGCGGCGATGGGGGTCATCTTCTTCCTCTTTGCCGAGAACAAGAAGCCGGCGAGCTCCGGGAAAAATTTCGTCCAAATGCTGGCACCCCTGAAGGATCTCCGCGTCTGGCGATTCGGGCTGTACTACTTTCTTGTATTCGGCTGCTTCGTGGCTTTCTCCCAGTGGCTTGTCCCCTATTTCGTCAATGTCTACTACCTTCCGCTGGTGACCGCCGGAATTTTCGCCTCGGCTTTCAGTCTCCCTTCCGGGGTGATCCGGGCATTGGGCGGGTGGATGTCTGACAAGTACGGCGGCCGAAAGGTCATGTTCTGGGTGCTGGGCACCTCGACCCTGATCAGCTTTCTGCTCATCATGCCCAGGATGGAAATCTACTCTCCGGGTCGCGGCATCATGGCCAAGCGCTCCGGAGTCGTCGAGGAGGCGACTGCCACTTCCATCACCCTGAACGGAACGTCCTACGCCCTTAAGGAAAAGCCGCCTGCGGAGGCGTTCGACGACCGGATGCTGATTCTGCCGAGCAAGCAGACCTGGCAGGAGCCAGTGGTCGAAACCGGGCAGGAAGTGAGGAAGAAAGAGCTGCTCGCCAAGGGCGTGACCAAGATTTATTTCCAGGCCAACGTCTGGATCTTCGCCATACTGGTCATCCTCCTCGGCAGCATCTGGGGGATCGGAAAGGCCGCGGTCTACAAACTTATTCCCGACTACTTTCCGGAAGAGGTTGGAGTGGTTGGCGGCATGGTGGGTGTTCTCGGCGGTCTCGGAGGCTTTTTCTGCCCGATCATCTTCGGCTATATGCTGCAGTGGACCGGTCTGTGGACCAGCTGCTGGATATTCATGTTCGCCCTGTCGCTGCTCTGTCTGCTCTGGATGCACTTTGTCGTCCAGAGTCTGATGGAAAAGAAGCATCCCAAGGATATGCGCAAGCTGGAAAATAAACATTGA